CAAATGTCGTGCGGTGATGCGGTGTCGGTCCGTACTGACGAAGCGCTGCCAAGTGCTCCGACGTGCCGTAGCCCACGTGTCGTTCAAACCCGTACATCGGGTACTGTTCTGCCAGTTTCGCCATCATCGCATCTCGTTCGACCTTGGCGACAATGGATGCGGCAGCAATCGACAGGCTTTTCGCGTCCCCGTCCACCACCGGAATGGCACGCACCTCATCCGCCGGAAACAGGGGAGCGTAAGGCCCGTCGACGAGCGCCGTGTCGACCTTGTGCGGCAGACCGGCAATCGCCCGGCCCATGGCGACCCGCGACGCGACCAGGATATTCAGGTGATCGATTTCCGCCACCGTGGCGACGCCAACCGCGACCGCGACCGCCGACGCCGTGATGTGCTGGCAGAGTGCCGCCCTGCGCGCCTTCGTCAGCTGCTTGGAATCGTTGATACCCACCCAGTCTTCCGGCTTGCCGCCCAAAATCACAGCGGCTGCAACCACCGGGCCGGCTAAACAGCCCCTGCCAGCCTCGTCGACCCCTGCCACCACGGCGACGCCTTGTGCCGCCCGACGGTCAAATTCCCATAGTGTCTGGCACACTTGGTGCCAATCTTTTCGCATTCCGCAGTCGTCCTTCCGAACTCGTCCATCGGTTCCTGCTGCTCTCAGTCTAACGATCCACCTGGCGTTGCGCCAGAGGGTCGAGAAGAAAACGTGGTCTGATAGGACAAATCCATCGCATCACAAATTTATGTATTCGGTGCCCACTCCACCGGGTGCCCACTCAAACGTGAGCCGCCCGAGCTGTCCAGTCTGGAGTTCCCGCAGCACTAACTCCGCGGCGCGTTCGGTATCATGGACCCCGCCAGCCCGCATCAATCCGCGGCGCTTGGCGATGGCTTCGAGCACAGGCGCTGCGACGTTCCACGCCTCCTCGGCGCTGGCCTCCATCTCCGGCAACGGATCCAGGGTGTACCGGGCCTCCAGAACGCCAGGGTAATGCTTGGAGCACCAAACGATGAAATACGCGCAGACGGCCGGCAAGTCGATGACTTCCGCCTTCACTGCGCCGCTCATCGCGAGCGCAAACGCCCCCGCCTCGTCATCCAGTTTGGGCCACAAAACGCCCGGGGTGTCCAGCAGTTCCACGTTTCCCAACCGGATCCACTGCTGTTGTTTGGTGATGCCCGGCCGGTCGCCCGTCTTCGTCGCCGCCCGTCCCGCGAGCCTGTTAATCAGTGAGGACTTGCCGACATTGGGAATCCCGACCACCATCGCCCGCACGGCACGCGGCCGGATGCCGCGTTTCGCATCCCTTTCGCGCTTCGCCGTGGTGGCACGTTCCAGCGCCGGGATCACGTCACGCACGCCGTGGCCCGTACGCGCATCGATGCCCACGATTTGCAGGCCCTGTTCACGAAAGTAGCGCACCCAGCGCTCGGTCTGGGCTGGATCGGCTAAGTCTGTCCGCGTCATCACCACCGTCCGCGGTTTCGTTCCGCTGATTTCGGCCAGCATCGGGTTCGCGCTCGCCAGCGGCAAACGGGCGTCCACGAGCTCGAGCACGGCATCCACTCGCTTCAATGACTCCGTCATTTCCCGCCTCGCCTTTGCCATGTGTCCGGGAAACCAATGGATTGGCTGCACGTGATGTCCCTC
Above is a genomic segment from Alicyclobacillus cycloheptanicus containing:
- a CDS encoding ribonuclease HII, with amino-acid sequence MRKDWHQVCQTLWEFDRRAAQGVAVVAGVDEAGRGCLAGPVVAAAVILGGKPEDWVGINDSKQLTKARRAALCQHITASAVAVAVGVATVAEIDHLNILVASRVAMGRAIAGLPHKVDTALVDGPYAPLFPADEVRAIPVVDGDAKSLSIAAASIVAKVERDAMMAKLAEQYPMYGFERHVGYGTSEHLAALRQYGPTPHHRTTFGPVKALIEAR
- the ylqF gene encoding ribosome biogenesis GTPase YlqF, whose translation is MQPIHWFPGHMAKARREMTESLKRVDAVLELVDARLPLASANPMLAEISGTKPRTVVMTRTDLADPAQTERWVRYFREQGLQIVGIDARTGHGVRDVIPALERATTAKRERDAKRGIRPRAVRAMVVGIPNVGKSSLINRLAGRAATKTGDRPGITKQQQWIRLGNVELLDTPGVLWPKLDDEAGAFALAMSGAVKAEVIDLPAVCAYFIVWCSKHYPGVLEARYTLDPLPEMEASAEEAWNVAAPVLEAIAKRRGLMRAGGVHDTERAAELVLRELQTGQLGRLTFEWAPGGVGTEYINL